A DNA window from Myxococcota bacterium contains the following coding sequences:
- a CDS encoding gamma-glutamyl-gamma-aminobutyrate hydrolase family protein (Members of this family of hydrolases with an active site Cys residue belong to MEROPS family C26.), with protein MRPLIGIPPCLDESGRWRPGREYHYIDASYARAIHEAGGIPLYLPEAADPAAAVQRLDGLLVPGGDDFAPPTPYPPEVAFELAPRRQVDFDRALLAAALARPLPVLGICYGMQLLALHCGGSLHYDLATDQPSSGPHQFDSPEQRHEIAVEPGTALGALLGRAATAVNSRHHQAVAEPGSARISARADDGVVEAIEVAEARFALGVQWHPETLEPAHRRALFGAFVAACRGEAPAGGGARSTGY; from the coding sequence ATGCGCCCGCTCATCGGCATTCCGCCGTGCCTCGACGAGAGCGGCCGCTGGCGGCCCGGTCGCGAGTACCACTACATCGACGCGTCCTACGCCCGCGCGATCCACGAGGCCGGCGGAATCCCGCTCTATCTGCCGGAAGCCGCCGATCCCGCGGCCGCGGTCCAGCGTCTGGACGGCCTGCTCGTCCCGGGTGGCGACGACTTCGCGCCCCCGACGCCCTACCCGCCCGAGGTCGCCTTCGAGCTGGCCCCCCGCCGTCAGGTCGACTTCGATCGCGCACTGCTCGCGGCGGCCCTCGCCCGGCCCCTTCCCGTGCTGGGGATCTGCTACGGGATGCAGCTCCTCGCCCTACACTGCGGGGGATCGCTCCACTACGACCTCGCGACCGACCAGCCGAGCAGCGGGCCCCATCAGTTCGATTCGCCGGAGCAGCGTCACGAGATCGCAGTGGAGCCCGGCACCGCGCTCGGCGCACTGCTTGGCCGCGCAGCCACCGCGGTGAACAGCCGACACCATCAGGCCGTGGCCGAGCCGGGCAGTGCCCGGATCTCGGCGCGCGCGGACGATGGTGTCGTCGAGGCGATCGAAGTCGCGGAGGCGCGCTTCGCACTCGGCGTCCAGTGGCACCCGGAGACCCTCGAGCCCGCGCATCGGCGCGCACTCTTCGGTGCGTTCGTCGCGGCTTGTCGCGGGGAAGCGCCGGCTGGTGGCGGAGCGCGAAGCACGGGATACTAG
- a CDS encoding glutamine amidotransferase, which produces MSRTCIIKTGTTLASLRPTHGDYDAWIAAGLGCAPETVDVVDVQAGETLPDPASPAAVVVTGSAAKVSDREGWSELTADWLREVVAGGVPTLGICYGHQLLAHALGGRVGANPRGREIGTVEVRFEPAAALDPLFSVLPRPTRFHATHVETVLALPDGAERFAESDLDACQAFRVGEASWGVQFHPEFDATAIRTYLDERRAILADEGLDADALLARVVETPSGPRLLERFAELIDAQETS; this is translated from the coding sequence GTGAGTCGGACCTGCATCATCAAGACGGGGACCACGCTCGCGTCGCTGCGTCCGACCCACGGTGACTACGACGCCTGGATCGCGGCGGGGCTCGGCTGCGCTCCCGAGACCGTCGACGTCGTCGACGTCCAGGCGGGCGAGACGTTGCCCGATCCGGCATCGCCCGCCGCGGTCGTCGTCACCGGCTCCGCGGCGAAGGTGAGCGATCGAGAGGGCTGGAGCGAGCTCACCGCGGACTGGCTACGCGAAGTGGTGGCCGGCGGGGTGCCCACCCTGGGGATCTGCTACGGCCATCAGCTGCTGGCCCACGCCCTCGGCGGCAGGGTTGGAGCGAACCCGCGCGGGCGTGAGATCGGTACGGTCGAGGTGCGCTTCGAGCCCGCGGCAGCGCTCGATCCGCTGTTCTCGGTGCTGCCGCGCCCGACCCGCTTTCACGCCACCCATGTCGAGACCGTGCTCGCGCTCCCCGACGGCGCGGAACGCTTCGCCGAGAGCGATCTCGACGCCTGCCAGGCGTTCCGGGTGGGTGAGGCGTCGTGGGGCGTCCAGTTCCATCCCGAGTTCGACGCGACCGCGATTCGCACCTATCTCGACGAGCGCCGTGCGATCCTCGCCGACGAGGGCCTCGACGCGGACGCCTTGCTGGCCCGGGTGGTGGAGACCCCTTCCGGGCCACGACTCTTGGAACGTTTCGCCGAGCTGATCGACGCACAGGAGACTTCATGA
- a CDS encoding DCC1-like thiol-disulfide oxidoreductase family protein: MVEAPAPQVAPEVLPVDAGALPERLVLYDGVCGFCDGAVQWLLARDREARLCFAPLQGTTAEVLRARHAEIPEDLETFVVVERDARGERVHLRSDALLAVLGQLPTPWPWLTIVRWVPRAVRDAAYTAFATRRYRWFGTLDACAVPSPDVRARFLD; encoded by the coding sequence ATGGTCGAAGCCCCCGCCCCGCAAGTCGCCCCCGAGGTGTTGCCGGTGGATGCGGGCGCACTCCCCGAGCGCCTCGTCCTCTACGACGGGGTCTGTGGCTTCTGCGATGGTGCCGTCCAGTGGCTCCTCGCGCGCGACCGCGAGGCGCGCCTGTGCTTCGCGCCGCTCCAGGGAACCACCGCCGAGGTCCTGCGCGCGCGTCATGCGGAGATCCCCGAGGACCTCGAGACCTTCGTCGTGGTGGAACGCGATGCGCGAGGCGAACGCGTCCACCTGCGCTCGGACGCGTTGCTCGCCGTCCTGGGCCAGCTTCCGACGCCCTGGCCCTGGCTGACGATCGTGCGCTGGGTCCCGCGCGCCGTTCGCGACGCCGCGTACACGGCCTTCGCGACACGCCGCTACCGCTGGTTCGGGACGCTCGATGCCTGCGCCGTTCCGTCGCCGGACGTGCGCGCGCGCTTCCTCGACTAG
- a CDS encoding gamma-glutamylcyclotransferase family protein translates to MVSEGNAAAPALKPAAGAAGDLYFAYGSNLSTRRLQERVASAQPLGAARLRNYAFHLDKPGRDGSAKANIRPDAGAEVWGVVFRLAPEAWTELDRYEGGYQRVSVRLEWASAPETPGPTAETYLSALETQDRVATERYRAWMTEGAREHALPPAWCAMLAALPVRPDPPGSG, encoded by the coding sequence GTGGTCTCGGAAGGTAACGCCGCCGCTCCGGCACTCAAGCCGGCCGCGGGCGCCGCGGGGGACCTGTATTTCGCCTACGGATCGAACCTTTCGACCCGGCGTCTCCAGGAGCGCGTGGCCTCGGCCCAGCCGCTCGGCGCGGCCCGCCTGCGGAACTACGCGTTCCATCTGGACAAGCCCGGCAGAGACGGCTCCGCGAAAGCGAATATTCGGCCCGACGCGGGTGCCGAGGTGTGGGGCGTGGTGTTCCGGCTCGCCCCCGAAGCGTGGACCGAGCTCGACCGCTACGAGGGGGGCTACCAGCGGGTCTCGGTGCGCCTGGAATGGGCGTCGGCCCCCGAGACGCCGGGGCCGACCGCGGAGACCTACCTCTCGGCGCTGGAGACGCAGGATCGCGTCGCCACCGAACGCTACCGCGCCTGGATGACCGAGGGCGCGCGCGAGCACGCCCTGCCCCCTGCCTGGTGCGCGATGCTCGCGGCGCTGCCGGTGCGCCCCGATCCGCCGGGCTCTGGCTAG
- a CDS encoding pyridoxal phosphate-dependent aminotransferase: protein MSEKPPLAGPALAMPGAVFSPIADRLRSAPQGVCPLHVGDTWLEPFDGARMQDLAVDSHAGLHRYCETRGVPELVEALTAKLRERNGLDADPTRVLVTAGATGALSSAFGAIASPGSEVLVLTPYWPLIRGMIQAFHATPIEVPFYDRVTSAEEAVAAVSARRSARTVALYVSSPSNPTGRVIPGAWLEALAAWARRENLWLFSDEVYEDHVYRGDHVSPGRFAPERTLSVYSFSKAYGMAGNRTGYLTGPAALVEQALKVSTHTAYHAPTAGQVAAIRALASGAAWLGEARAQYQRVGDRVAERLGVPAPEGSTFLFLDVAPQLDDRGLWGFLADCVDDGVALTPGPSCGAEYESWVRLCYTAAPPDEVLAAVDRLAARLGR, encoded by the coding sequence GTGAGCGAGAAGCCGCCGCTCGCCGGTCCGGCTCTGGCGATGCCGGGGGCCGTGTTCTCGCCCATCGCCGATCGCCTGCGCAGTGCGCCGCAGGGGGTGTGCCCCCTGCACGTCGGGGACACCTGGCTCGAGCCCTTCGACGGCGCGCGCATGCAGGATCTCGCCGTCGACAGCCACGCGGGCCTGCACCGTTACTGCGAGACGCGCGGCGTGCCGGAGCTCGTCGAGGCGCTGACGGCGAAGCTGCGCGAGCGCAACGGGCTCGATGCCGATCCGACCCGCGTGCTGGTCACGGCCGGCGCCACGGGCGCGCTCTCCTCCGCGTTCGGCGCGATCGCGTCGCCGGGAAGCGAAGTCCTGGTGCTGACGCCGTACTGGCCGCTGATCCGGGGCATGATCCAGGCCTTCCACGCGACCCCCATCGAGGTGCCCTTCTACGATCGGGTGACGAGCGCCGAGGAAGCGGTGGCGGCCGTCTCCGCGCGACGCAGCGCCCGTACGGTCGCCCTCTACGTTTCGTCTCCCTCGAATCCGACCGGACGCGTGATTCCCGGGGCGTGGCTCGAAGCGCTGGCAGCCTGGGCGCGGCGGGAGAATCTCTGGCTGTTCTCGGACGAGGTCTACGAGGATCACGTCTACCGGGGCGACCACGTCTCGCCCGGTCGCTTCGCCCCGGAACGCACACTCTCGGTCTATTCCTTTTCGAAGGCCTACGGCATGGCGGGGAACCGCACCGGCTACCTGACCGGCCCCGCCGCGCTCGTGGAGCAGGCGTTGAAGGTCTCGACCCACACCGCCTACCACGCACCCACCGCGGGCCAGGTGGCGGCGATCCGGGCGCTCGCGTCGGGTGCCGCTTGGCTCGGCGAAGCCCGGGCGCAGTACCAGCGGGTCGGCGATCGCGTGGCCGAGCGTCTCGGTGTCCCCGCACCCGAGGGTTCGACCTTCCTCTTCCTCGACGTCGCCCCGCAGCTGGACGATCGGGGGCTCTGGGGCTTCCTCGCCGACTGCGTCGACGATGGGGTCGCGCTCACCCCTGGACCGTCTTGCGGTGCGGAGTACGAGAGCTGGGTACGGCTCTGCTACACCGCCGCGCCACCGGACGAGGTGCTCGCTGCGGTGGATCGCCTGGCCGCGCGGTTGGGACGCTAG
- a CDS encoding SDR family oxidoreductase, whose protein sequence is MARILIAGCGYVGNALATMRVSRGDDVWGLRRHPVDLASGVQAIAADLAVARSLEDLPADLEVVVYAASPGGRDDAFYRTTYVDGLRNLLGALEKQGQRPRRVIFVSSTAVYGQTKGEWVDEDSPTEPTHFSGQRLLEAEQVLRDGPFPGVVLRLAGIYGPRRTRLIDQVRQGRATLSKGKRYTNRIHRDDCAGILDRLIDVGETDPCYVGVDHAPEEERVVLDWMAGILGAPPPRVERVDQRKTPRGGNKRCRNTRILDAGYRFIYPTYREGYTAVLSGRAPEPSA, encoded by the coding sequence ATGGCGCGTATCTTGATCGCCGGCTGTGGCTACGTGGGGAACGCCCTGGCCACGATGCGCGTGTCCCGGGGCGACGACGTGTGGGGGTTGCGACGACACCCCGTCGATCTCGCGTCCGGTGTGCAGGCCATCGCCGCGGATCTCGCGGTGGCCCGTTCGCTCGAGGACCTGCCCGCCGACCTCGAGGTGGTGGTCTACGCGGCCTCGCCCGGCGGACGCGATGATGCGTTCTACCGCACGACCTACGTCGACGGGCTGCGGAACCTGCTCGGAGCCCTCGAGAAGCAGGGCCAGCGTCCGCGCCGGGTGATCTTCGTTTCGAGCACGGCGGTCTACGGTCAGACGAAGGGGGAGTGGGTCGATGAGGACTCCCCGACCGAGCCCACCCACTTTTCGGGGCAGCGCCTGCTCGAGGCCGAGCAGGTGCTGCGCGACGGACCCTTCCCCGGCGTCGTGCTGCGGCTCGCCGGCATCTACGGCCCGCGGCGCACGCGGCTGATCGATCAGGTGCGGCAGGGGCGGGCCACGCTGTCGAAGGGGAAGCGCTACACCAACCGCATTCACCGAGACGACTGTGCCGGTATCCTGGACCGGCTGATCGACGTCGGCGAGACCGACCCCTGCTACGTCGGGGTGGATCACGCTCCCGAAGAAGAGCGCGTGGTCCTCGATTGGATGGCAGGCATCCTGGGCGCGCCTCCGCCCCGGGTAGAGCGGGTGGACCAGCGCAAGACACCGCGGGGCGGGAACAAGCGCTGCCGCAACACGCGCATCCTCGACGCAGGCTACCGCTTCATCTATCCGACCTACCGCGAGGGCTATACGGCGGTCCTTTCCGGACGGGCCCCCGAGCCCAGCGCGTGA
- the ilvC gene encoding ketol-acid reductoisomerase: MTTIYHDADADLAALDGQTVAVVGYGNQGRSQALNLRDSGVSVVIGNIRDAAHEAAEADGFPVQPIGDACASADVVMLLIPDEVMPEVYREQIAPRLREGALVVFASGYNVAFGQLEVDPHLDVALIAPRMIGVGVRDAFVAGRGYPAFVGVHQDASGSAKPRMLALCKGLGATRGGCIEMTLHDEASLDLFTEQGFGPAWGRVLMSAAELLVEAGYPPEAVLVELYLSGELAYTLEKIREVGMTRQMDFHSRTSQYGSITRGARYLGLDPALKEKMGEVLGEIRDGTFAKEWSEQQEQASAIFEQIRAVRDELPFTKWEASARTAFGIGSSEPDGSA, encoded by the coding sequence ATGACCACGATCTATCACGACGCCGATGCGGATCTCGCGGCCCTCGACGGCCAGACCGTCGCGGTGGTGGGCTACGGAAACCAAGGGCGCTCCCAGGCGTTGAACCTGCGCGACTCCGGTGTCTCGGTGGTGATCGGGAACATCCGCGACGCGGCCCACGAGGCCGCGGAAGCGGACGGGTTCCCGGTGCAACCCATCGGCGACGCCTGTGCCAGCGCCGACGTCGTGATGCTCCTGATACCGGACGAGGTGATGCCCGAGGTGTATCGCGAGCAGATCGCGCCGCGCCTGCGTGAGGGCGCCCTGGTCGTGTTCGCTTCGGGCTACAACGTCGCGTTCGGACAGCTCGAGGTCGACCCGCATCTCGACGTGGCGTTGATCGCGCCGCGCATGATCGGCGTGGGCGTCCGCGACGCCTTCGTGGCCGGTCGCGGCTACCCGGCGTTCGTCGGCGTGCACCAGGACGCGTCGGGAAGTGCGAAGCCCCGCATGCTGGCCCTGTGCAAGGGGCTGGGCGCCACGCGCGGCGGCTGTATCGAGATGACCCTGCACGACGAGGCGAGCCTCGACCTCTTCACCGAGCAGGGCTTCGGCCCCGCCTGGGGTCGGGTGCTGATGAGCGCCGCCGAGCTGCTCGTGGAAGCGGGTTACCCGCCCGAAGCCGTGTTGGTGGAGCTCTACCTCTCGGGTGAGCTCGCCTACACCCTCGAGAAGATCCGCGAGGTCGGCATGACCCGGCAGATGGACTTCCACTCGCGCACGAGCCAGTACGGCAGCATCACGCGCGGGGCGCGCTACCTGGGGCTGGACCCGGCCCTGAAGGAGAAAATGGGCGAGGTGCTCGGGGAGATTCGCGACGGCACGTTCGCGAAGGAATGGTCCGAGCAGCAGGAACAGGCGAGCGCGATCTTCGAGCAGATCCGCGCGGTGCGGGACGAGCTGCCCTTCACGAAGTGGGAGGCGTCCGCCCGAACGGCCTTCGGGATCGGTTCGTCGGAGCCCGACGGCTCGGCCTGA
- a CDS encoding lysophospholipid acyltransferase family protein — MRVLFSTLFWVFLTATSVALFPVAVALWATTRLFDPQLRLLHQFTCFWASLYTWFNPAWPVKVVGREKIDRSEAYVMVANHLSLLDILVLFRLFVHYKWVSKLENFRIPFIGWNMRLNRYIALRRGDRASVVQMIRASLEALSEGNSIMMFPEGTRSATGQMRAFKPGAFEIALTAKRPILPIAIEGTAEALPKRGVVLQGRHPIRVTVLDPIPYAGFAGDSVEELTQRVRQRILEAIDEKEPTPAAAERP, encoded by the coding sequence ATGCGGGTGTTGTTCTCGACGCTCTTCTGGGTCTTTCTGACCGCCACCTCGGTTGCCCTCTTCCCGGTCGCTGTCGCGCTCTGGGCGACCACGCGTCTCTTCGATCCGCAGCTTCGCCTGCTCCACCAGTTCACCTGCTTCTGGGCCTCCCTCTACACCTGGTTCAACCCGGCCTGGCCCGTGAAGGTGGTGGGGCGCGAAAAGATCGATCGGTCCGAGGCGTACGTGATGGTCGCCAACCATCTCTCGCTCCTCGACATCCTCGTGCTCTTTCGGCTGTTCGTGCACTACAAGTGGGTGTCGAAGCTCGAGAACTTCCGGATCCCGTTCATCGGTTGGAACATGCGGCTCAACCGGTACATCGCCTTGCGACGCGGCGACCGGGCGAGCGTCGTCCAGATGATCCGCGCCTCGCTCGAGGCCCTGTCCGAGGGCAACTCGATCATGATGTTTCCCGAAGGCACCCGCTCGGCGACCGGGCAGATGCGGGCCTTCAAGCCCGGGGCCTTCGAGATCGCACTCACCGCGAAGCGCCCGATCCTGCCGATCGCCATCGAAGGCACGGCCGAAGCGCTGCCGAAACGCGGCGTGGTCCTGCAGGGTCGGCATCCGATTCGCGTCACCGTGCTCGACCCGATCCCCTACGCGGGCTTCGCGGGCGACAGCGTCGAAGAACTCACCCAACGCGTCCGTCAGCGCATTCTCGAGGCGATCGACGAGAAGGAACCGACGCCAGCGGCGGCGGAACGGCCCTAG
- a CDS encoding peptidylprolyl isomerase yields MSISQISRPQGFVHRASIVAAALCVVLAWAVPAASKGKPDAMAALESFISMQGIDKSKPGWKSNLPEPIEADFSGQKVTWKLRTNLGPIEVKLMPDVAPKHVTSTVYLTTLGFYDNTRFHRVIPGFMAQGGDPTGTGRGGPGYQYSGEFDPEVKHDKGGLLSMANAGPGTDGSQFFLTFVATPWLNNKHTIFGEVVSGMDVLKKMEEKGTRSGRPTAELKIEKATIQFD; encoded by the coding sequence ATGTCGATCTCGCAGATTTCGCGCCCGCAGGGCTTCGTGCACAGGGCTTCGATCGTCGCCGCCGCGCTGTGCGTCGTGCTCGCATGGGCCGTTCCCGCGGCCAGCAAGGGCAAGCCCGACGCGATGGCGGCCCTCGAGAGTTTCATTTCGATGCAGGGCATCGACAAGAGCAAGCCGGGCTGGAAGTCGAACCTGCCCGAGCCGATCGAAGCCGACTTCAGCGGCCAGAAGGTCACCTGGAAGCTGCGCACGAACCTCGGCCCGATCGAGGTGAAGCTGATGCCCGACGTGGCGCCGAAGCACGTGACCAGCACGGTCTACCTCACCACCCTCGGCTTCTACGACAACACGCGCTTCCACCGCGTGATCCCGGGCTTCATGGCCCAGGGCGGCGATCCGACCGGGACCGGTCGTGGCGGGCCGGGCTACCAGTACTCGGGCGAGTTCGATCCGGAGGTGAAGCACGACAAGGGTGGCCTGCTCAGCATGGCCAACGCGGGTCCGGGTACCGACGGGAGCCAGTTCTTCCTGACCTTCGTGGCTACCCCGTGGCTCAACAACAAGCACACGATCTTCGGTGAGGTCGTCTCGGGGATGGACGTCCTGAAGAAGATGGAAGAAAAGGGCACGCGCAGCGGCCGACCGACCGCCGAACTCAAGATCGAGAAGGCGACGATCCAGTTCGACTGA